The Thermococcus sp. 4557 genomic sequence CATGTAGCATTTATCGAAAACCTTATAAGGACCGGGAGCGTCTAAGAGTTTAGGTGATATCTATGGAGAGGTTGAAATCCACCCTACTTCAGAAGAGGCTTGAGGTTGTTAAGAAGAGGAAGGAGCTCCTCGCCCTTGAGGAGGCCCGCCTCGTGAGGATGGCCCGCCAGAAGAAGGCCGCCGCTTCTGAGCTTGCGAAGGTTAAGAAGGAGAAGGTCGCCATAGCCCTCGAAGAGGCGAAGCTCATAAGGGTCCTCAAGCAGAGCGGCTACCCTGCCGTCTGAGGTTTCTTCCAAAACTTTTAAACTCCCAACATTCTTGGCTTAGAAAAACCTGGAAAGAGAAAGGGAATCAGAAGACGTTGAGCTGGTCGTCGAGGATCATCTTCTGTATCTTCGTTATGTCGGCGAGCCAGGCGTCGGCTATCTCGTAGGCCGGCTTCTGGATGGTCTCGAGGTGGTAGCCCTTCTTCGGGATTATCTGGACGCTCGCGACGAGCGGCTCGTCGATGGGCTTGCCTATCTGGCTGAGTATCCTGACGTAGACCTCCTCGACACCCTCGACCTGCTCGGCGATGTCGTTGGCGATGAGCATCGAGAGGAGGTTGTAAATCTTTCCAACGTGGCTGACCGGGTTCTTTCCGGCAGCGGCCTCCATGCTCATGTGCCTGTTCGGGGTGATGAGACCGTTAACGCGGTTGCCCCTACCAACGCTACCGTCGTCACCGGCCTCGGCGCTGGTTCCGGTGACGGTGATGTAGTAGATGCCCTTCTCCGGGTCGTCGGCGGTGTTGACGTAGATGTTGACCTTCCTCTCGGTGTGGGCCTCGGCGACGCCCTTGGCGGCCTCGTAGATGGCCTCCTTAACGGCCATGTACTCGTCCGGGCCGGCAACCTCGCTGTCCACCATGGCGGCCGCGATGGTGATGTCTATCTCATCGCCCTTCCTGAGGCCCATAACCTTGATGTCCTCACCGACCGCCGGGTACTTCCTCTTAAACTCGTCGCTGTTGAGGAGCCTCTCGGTCTCGTAAACTATCCTCTCGGTCTCGCTGAGCGGGGCGTAGCCGACTCCAAAGCTGGTGTCGTTGGCGAGCGGGATCGGAGTTTCCTTGGCCTTGTTGAAGACACCGACGAGGTCCACACTGCCCTGACCGATGCGGGAGTCGATGACGACGTGGTTCTCAAGGTCGAGGTGCCTGACGGCCTTCCTGAGGTACTCGCGGGCGGCTTTAATGGCAACCTCGTGAACCGGGAAGAGCTCGCGGTCAACTATCTCAACGGCCCTTCCGGAGAGGAGGATGTATATCGGCTTGATGACCTCACCGCCGCCGAAGCGCGGGTAGGCCTTTCCACCAACGACCTCCACCTGGTCGGTGTTGTGGTGGAGGATGATGCCGTACCTCTTCACGTACTCCCTGCTGAGCGCCCTGCTGACGGCCTCGGCTATGCCGTCGGCAATGCTGTCCGGGTGTCCTATACCCTTCCTCTCAACTAGCTCGACCCTCTGCATCTCAACGGGGGTCCTCATGAGCTCCTCAACAACTATGTTCCTGACCTTCTCAGCCATGAGCGTCACCTCTGGGGGTTTGTATGGTCGGGTCTGTGCATCCGTTTATATACTTTTCGGCATGAATTCGAGAGCCGAATATTCCTGCCAGTTATTTATCCCGAAACCCTTAAAATTTTCCCCGAAAATAATTCGTACGAGCATCCGACGACGCCCGGTGGCCCGGTCCCGGGAGCCGGTGCGGTGCCAGCGATGAGCGGGTGTGACGATGCCGGGCGGACAGGGCTCGCCCTCCGGACCACCGGAGGACGCCGTCCGGCCGCCGATGAGGGATGGAGATGGGCCGAGCCCACATTTTTAACCCCTTTGTCGAACTTCTTCCGGTGAGATCATGGAGCTGAAGGAAATAATAGCCGAGATTAGAGAGGTTCTCGATGAGAAGGATTCGCTCAGGGAGGAGGCGCTGAGGCTGACGAGGGAGATAGTCAGGATGAGCGGGGATACGATAAAGGCCCTGCACAGGGGAGAGGTTGAGGAGGCTGAGAAACGGCTGAAAATCGTCCGCGAGAAGGTCGAGGGGCTGCGGAGGAAGCTGAAGGATCACCCAGACCTTTACCACACCGGCTACGTCCAGAGCGCCCATCAGGAGTTCGTTGAGGCCAGCCTGTTCTTCGCGTACATGACAGGGGCGGGTTATCCCTCACCTGGAGAGCTGGGCGTGCCCCACGCAGACTACGCACTCGGCATCGGGGACTTCATTGGTGAGCTCAGAAGACACTTCCTGCTGCTCCTCCTCGATGGAAACCTCGAAGAGGCGGAGAGAACCTACCGCACCATGGAGAAGACCTACGAGGAGCTGATGACGCTGGAGTATCCCAAAGGACTCGTGAACGTAAGGGGAAAGCAGGACCAGGCAAGGAACATCCTCGAAAGGACCCTCGAGGACCTCATGAGGGCAAAGCTGAGCAGGAGTCTGGAGATAAAGCTCGACCTCGCGGCAGGGGCGCTGGAAAAACGGGAAGACGGGGCAACCGATGAAACAATTACATAAAAACATAATTCGGTGATTATGTGGTTACCGAATTGCAGAAAAAACTTGAGAGGATCGCCGCGGCCCAGGTGAAACTCGCCGGAAGGGTCGTGGAGAGACCAGTTGATCCTGGCAGTGTGCGGGTTGTCGCCGCAGTGGACGTATCGTACAGGGAGAACCGGGCAAGGGCGGCCCTAGTTCTCTGCACCTTCCCCGACTGCCATGTTCTGGGCTCAAAAACGGCCGTGGTTGATGTCACGTTCCCGTACATTCCCACATACTTTTTCCTGAGAGAAACCCGGCCGGTTCTCCTGGTGCTCCGCGGTGAGGAGTTCGATGTTCTCCTCGTCGAAGGACACGGAAGGGCGCACCCGCGCGGCTACGGACTGGCCTCCCACATCGGTCTGCTGGTCGGACGGCCAACCATAGGCGTTGCCAAAGGGCCCCTGAGGGGTGCGCCGGAGGGCTCGTTCAGGCGGATGGGAAAAGCTTATGTAAGCGTCGGCCATTTAATCGACTTGGAATCCGCGGCGAGAATCATCGAGCCCCTGCTTGAGGGGGGCTACCCAAAACCGCTCAGGCTCGCTGACAGACTGTCGAAGAGGGAAACGCTATGAAGAGGATAAAACTGCTCATCCTGCTGGCCAGAAGGGGGGCCGTTGGAGAGAAGGTCAAGGTGACGCTGAGGGACCTGGGCGATGAGCTCGGGATTTCCCCGCAGTCCGTCCTGAGACTCCTCGAGGACATGGAGGGGGAGGGATTCATAGAGAAGTCCGTCGAAGGGAAGAAAACCTACGTCGAGATAAGCCCCAACGGTCTGGCCTTTCTGGAGGAACTCTGCGATGCCATATCGGGCGTCCTTTACAACGGCGTTATAATCGGCGAGGTCATCTCGGGAATAGGTGAAGGGGCGTATTACGTGAGGCAGTACTCCCAGTTAATCGAGGAGTACCTGGGGTTCAAACCGTACCCAGGAACGCTGAATATCCGCGTTGTCTTCCCGAGGACGGTGTTTGATGCCCTCTGCGGCGTCAGGCCGGTCATCCTTCCGGGATTCGTGAAGGATGGAAGGACGTTCGGGGACGTCAAAGCATACCGGGTCAGGATAGGGGACGTCGAGGGTGCAATAGTCATACCCTCCCGGACGGTCCATCCCCCGAAGATAGCGGAAATAGTGGCCCCCATCTACCTCAGGGAGAAGCTGAACCTTCAGGACGGCTCAAAGATAACGATAAAGGTCGTGAAATCATGAACCCGCGGGATGTAAACTGGAGGTCGCTCCTTGCCTGGGCAGGGGTGGGCTCGTTTATAGGCTTTGCGGTAGCGGTGGCCATGTACTCGCCCAGGGCCGGAAACGAGGGGTTCGTGTATCTGATATACGTCGGCCTGCTCGCGGGAATCCTGCTGGGCCTCAGATACCCCTTTAACGTCAGGGCCTCCGCCTACGCGTTCCCCATGGGATTCCTTGCCACTTCCCTGCTGGCGGGTCTGTGGGCGGTAAGGGACGTGGGCCCCCCGGGGGCGTACGCGTTCATAGCCGTCGTCATGGCGGCCATGATTATCGTGGGCCCCTCCAGCTACCTGGACATGTTTCTCGTCCCGCTCAGCTACTTCGGCGGCTTCGCCGTGGCAATGCTGACCTTCAAAGGGTACGAACCCCTCCAGGGCACCGAGGGAGCCGTTGCGAGTCTGTTCGTCGTCGGGGTCATGGGGGCGGTGCTGGCGTTCTTCGCGGTATTTGCGAGATGGGCCTTTGAGGTGGCTAGGAGCATTCCCAGGAGGTAACGTTTAAATACGTTCACCAACAACCTATTCCGGTGATTAAAATGGTGATGCGCCTCTCAAAGCTCTACGGGAAGCAGATATACAACACCAAGGGCTACTACGTCGGCTACGTCGATGAGATTCTGATCGAAGTTGACAGGGGCCAGGGAAAGGTGCTAGCCCTTGGACTGCCGGGCGAGAAGGTCGGCGTGCCCTACAACAGGGTTACCGCGATAGGTGATATAATACTGGTAAAGGCAAAAGAAGAGTGATCAGCCTTCTTTAACTTTTAGTGCCTCGAGGAACTTCTCCGTTATGGCTTCCTCCGCCAGCCTGAGGAGCGAGCCCTTGTCCTTGGCGAGCTTGAAGATTCCGAGCGGAATTCTCGCCCCGCCAGACTGGGAGTGGCCGCCGCCGCTGCCGATGTCGCCGAAGGCCTCCCTGAGGACGGCTCCTATGTTCACCCTGACGTCGCGGGTTCTGGCGGAAATCTCTATTCTGTCGTCCACTATGCCGAAGACGAGGACGGTGGTTATGCCCTCCAGGCGGAGGAGGAAATCCGCCGACTCCGCTATGGCGTCGCGGTTGGTGATGAAGCCCACGTTGCTGACGACAACGTTCTTGTAGATGCGCCTGTTCATTATTGCCTTCGCCAGTATCTCCGCCGTCTCGGTGCTTATGTCCGGGTGCTCTATCTTGTCGAGGAGCTCGTAGTCCACCTTACCGGCCAGGAACTCGATGGCCTTGAGGTCGATGTGGCTCAGCTTGGAGAACTTCTTGGTGTCGATGTAAATGCCGTAGAAGAGGGCGGTGGCCATGAGGGGGGACAGGGAGATGTTGAGCATCCTGAGGTACTCGGCGAGGATCGCGGCGGAGGAGTGGACATCGGGCCGTATGTCGAGGAAAGCGTCCTCGGGGATGAGTTCCTGAAGGTGCTGGAGTATCTGGTGGTGGTCGATGAGTATCTTTATCTTATTGTAATCCGACTGGTCAAGCGTCGTGAGGTTGCCGTTGGGCTGGCAGTCCACGAGGGCTATGAACGGGTAGCGTTTAAGCTCATAGGAACCCCTGGAAACCTTCCTGAGGTCGATGCCGAGGAGGTTCACGAAAGCCCTGTTCTCGTGGTGGGCTATCTCGCCGCCGTAGACTATCTGGGTCTTGAAGCCTAGGGTCTGGGCTATGACGCTCAGGGCGGTCGCGCTGGCTATTGCGTCCGGGTCGGGGTTGTCGTGCATGACTATCAGGAGGGAATCTGCCTGGTTCCTGAGCTCCTTGAGCTTCCTGACCAGGAGGTTGGCGTTTTTCCGCTCGCCGATTCTCTCGACCGTTCTGACCAGGGCCTCCTTAAGGGCGTTTCTGGGTGAGACGGCGTAGTCGACCTTAACCTCCGCCTCGTACTCCTCGTTTATCTGGGAGACGAGGTCATCCAGGCCAACATCGTCGGGAAGAACCGTAACGATCGGCACGTCTTTGTTGTTGGTCCTTATCACGTAGACGGTTTTTCTGATTACATCCACGTTCATTGTGGTTATTATGACGAGTTCGGCTTTGTCAACCCCCGCCTTCAGGAGGGTGGCGGTGTATGAGAAGTCCCCGTTGATGACCTGGAATCCGCTCTCCTCGAGGGCCTTGGCACGGATTTCATCCTTCTCTATCACGGTTACATCAAACTCTCCCCTCAGGGATTCGGCTATCGCACGGCCGATTGCCCCGCCTCCGAGTACCAGCACCCGCATGTTCCCCACCTTTTTGCACAATAATGTTTAAATACAAGCGCCGATATACTAGGACGGTGAATTCCTCTCTGGGATTTTTTGGCTGAGGGATATATATAGCTAATGGTGATGGATATGCAGTTGCCAGACAAGGGGCCATTCATGGAGAACGTGGTAGCAACCTCCGCAGGGGATCTGGGAGCGCTCGTTCAAAAGGCGCTTTCCCAGGGCAACGGGGCTTTTCTAAAGATATTTGCTAGGAGCGCAGGAGGTAAGTACTACATAACCGTCCTCCTCGACAGGTCAAAGGTGCTCGCGGCGGAGTGCCTCGTGGTTGACACGAAGCAGAACCTCTCGGGGGAGGAAGCAATCAGGGTGCTGAAGTCATCCATTGGCAAACCAATGGTCGTTGACGTTTATACCCTCGATGAACTCGAGCTCAAGCTGTCCGTGGCGGATAATATCGACGCATACACTCAGACCCCAAAAGTCCCGCTGGACGAACTCTTCAAAGTCCCCAGCGAGGGGCCTCCTGCGGAGCCCGCAAAGAGGGAGGAACCCGCTGAGAAGAAGGCAGCGATAGCGGCGACGGCGGGAGCCGCGGTGACCTCCCAGACCACGACCGAGCCGCAGCCCCTGGCGGTGGAGGCAGAGAAGCCCAAGCCCGCCCCAACCCCTGCGGGGAAGCCCGAGGTTGTGGTCAACCTGACCGGTGGAAGCATACCCGAGAAGGCCTTCCAGGTCTACGCGGAGGACCTCCTCAAGGAGGCCAAGAGGATAAAGGGCCTCACGATAAACAGAATAGAGTTCGATGCCAGCGTGGGCGAGGGCGTTGTCTACCTCAACGTTCACATCTACGGAAACTCCACCGGCGATTCAAGGGACATAGAGGTGGCGGAGAAGAGGATGCTCCACGCTGTCAGCAAGTACGCCCCCGTTCTCCTCAGGGAGGCCGAGATAAAGCCGATAATCAGGGATGTGGGCATAATCATCGACGGCCAGGAGCTCAAGCCCCAGGAGATAGTGGACAGGGACAAGAAGAAGACCGGAAACGTCACAAAGGACGGAAGGATTTCCTTGTCCGTTCTCGAGGACGTGTGGCCGTACTTCAGCGCCTACGCCAGGACCGTTGTGACGGAGATAGAGAGCGCGGGGATAAAGATCGACAAGGCCCACTTCGACGTCAGGGGAAGGAAGGAGTTCGAGATAAACCTCTCCCTCGTGGTTGAGACCAGTATGGCCAAGGACTCCGTCCAGAGAATAGCCAAGGACATTCTGAGCAGGCACGCAAGGGAGCTCGGAAGAAGTCTGAAGCGCTACATAACCGTCCACAACATAGAGGTTGAAACGGTGTCAAAGGCAGGCGTCTCAGGTTCTGCGGCCGCTCCCGTGGCCGTCGAGACCAGCGGCAAGGCCGCGGAGATACTGGCGAAGAAGGCGCTCCTCGAGAAGGAGGTCGAGCAGCTCCTTAAACAGGCCGGAATAGATGAGCTTTCCGTCCTCACGGAGGAAAAGAAGAAGGAAAGCGAGGAAACCATGCTGAAGAGCCGCATAGAGCCCGCAGTGGAGACCCTCAAGAACAGGATTCACGCGGAGCTCAAGCTCGTCCCGCGCGTCACATTCAAATGGCTCAAGCTCAACCATGAAATCCAGGGTCCAACCGTTTACGTCGATATCGAGGCCAGTTTCCTCAAGGAAAACGTTGGAGGCCTCTTCGGTTCGTTCTCCGGCGTCTCCGATGAGAAGATAAAGCAGGACATAGCGGCGACTGTCCAGAGAGTCATAAAGGACGTGTCGAGGGAGTACGGAATCGCGATCAACATGCGGAGATTGAACGTAATCATCCGCTGATTCCTTCTTTTCTATTGCATTTGCAGATCAGCACTCAAGATCGTCATCATCCTGACGTCAGATATGCCGAGGTCATCATCCGTTCCAATTCCGCGGGAGGTTTAATAACTTTGACGGCATTTCGTCGAACATCTAAACGCTAAGTTTTTAAACTAAGTGCTTGCCCTCACCAATATGGACGGCTTAATCCTTGGAGTTCTGGCGGCGCTGGCATCGGCTTTCTCGTGGGCGGCATCGACGATACTGATAAAGGCGGGAATGCGTGACAAGAGCCCTGTGGCGGCCAACATATTCCGCCTCTACGCCGTCTCGGCGATGTTCGCGGTCATCTTCCTGATAAACGGCACCTTCTCGAAGATCGCCGGGCTGTCTCCAGAGCTGCTCGCGATGGCCTTCGTCTCAGGGGCCTTCGGCTTCGTCATAGGCGACTACTTCTACCTCAACGCCCTCAAGATGATGGGCGTCTCAAGAACCGTCCCGATAACCTCCACCTACCCGCTGTGGGCCATACTGTGGGCCTTCCTCTTCCTGGGGAGAGATGTAAGCGCCCAGATAGTTGTGGGCGCCGCGCTGGTGGTTTCCGCGATAGTGGTTGTGAAGAAGGCGGAGGAGGAAGAGGAGATAAACCCAAAGGGCTTCCTCTTCGCGATCCTGGCCCCAATCTCCTGGAGCTTCGCGATACTCACGATGGACTGGCTCACCGGTTACGTGGACGTGCTCACGCTCGCCGGGATAAGAATGATGTTCGCGGCCCTGGCCGTGTCGCTCTTCCTGCCGGGGTACGCGGGCGAGCTGAGGAGGATAACCCTCCGGGAAGCGCTTCTCCTGACCGGCGCCGCGGCCACGGGCCTGCTCCTCGGCCAGTACCTCTTCGTCTACTCGATAAACCTCGTGGGTTCCCAGATATCGGCCCCCGTTTCGGCTATAAACCCCATCATAGCCTCGACCCTTGCGATACTAATCCTCAAGGAGCCGCCCAACAGGAAGATACTCGAGGGACTGATCTTGGCAGTTCTCGGGGTAATACTCATCTCCACCGGCTGAGGCTCAGGTTTTTAAGGTGGTCGGCCATAGAATCAATCGCCGACAGTGAGGGGACAATCGTCTCCTCATGGGCTCGGTTTACCCGCCTCCGCGAGGTATCGGGTTCTGTGAGCGGAGCGTGCTCACGCCGAGCCCACAGGGCCGGGAGCATCCACCCGCGCGAGCGAATGAACGCGGGCCTCTGTACCCGGCCCACAATTCGATGCACTTCTGAGGAAGGCTTATAACCTGGAGGGCGGGAGTTAGTTTCTGAGAAGCCGACATAATCGGTGGTTATTTATGGTGATAATTCCCCGGCCGATAGAACCACAGGAGATAAGGCGAATTCGTAAGGAGCTCGGAATAACCCAGGAGGAGCTTGCGGAGAAGGCAGGGGTCACGCAGGCCTACATCGCCAAGCTGGAGACTGGCAAGGTGGACCCGCGACTCTCGACATTCAACCGAATCCTCCAGGCCCTGCTCGAGTGCAAAAAGGCCCAGCTCACCGCCAGGGACGTCATGTCATCCCCGGTTCTCTCAGTCAAACCCTACGACAGCGTTGAGAACGTCATAAAGCTCATGAACGAACACAACATATCCCAAATTCCGGTCATAGCGGGCAACAAGGTCGTCGGCTCCATCACCGAGAAGACCCTGGTGCGGCAGAGCCTCGAGTACGAGGACATCTACGACCACAAGGTCATGGAGGTCATGGAGGAGCCGTTCCCGATAGTAAACGAGGACGAGGACCTGGAGGTCGTCAAGTACCTCCTGGAGGAGCACCCCGCTGTTCTTGTCCAGAACAGGGAGGGCAGGATAACCGGCATCATCACGAGGGTGGATATATTCAGGATAGGGAAAGGCCGCGGCTGAGTTTCCCACGCCGGCAGCCCTGCATTCCCCCTTCTTCTAACATCCACTCTGGCAAAAATATCCAACAAGTTTATATACTCCCGGCCCAACCATCAGTGGACAAATAATCCAGGTGGTTGGAATGAAAAAGACCGCGGTTTTGCTCATGGCCCTGCTCATCGGAGCGGTCGTGGCGTCCGGATGCCTGGGCGGTGGAACAGCTGAAACGGGCACCACGACGGTTCCCGAAACATCGAGCTCACCGGGTACTTCGGAGACCACCACGAGCTCACCAGCTCAAACTGGAACGACCACGCCTACGCCCATTGAGACCGAAAAGCCGCACTACCCAATAACCGTAACGGACTTCGCCAACAGAACCCTAACGATTGAGAAAGCCCCCGAGCGCGTCGTGACGCTGGCCCCGAGCATCACTGAGGACCTCTACTACCTCGACCTCTTTGACAGAGTCGTTGGGGTTACGGACTTCGATGATTTTCCAGCGGGAGTTGTCAACGTCACCCGCGTGGGAGGCTACGGTCAGTACGCCAACCTTGAAGTGATAGCATCGCTCAACCCAGACCTGATACTGGTGGACAGTTACTCCATGACGATCCTCGAAGACCTCCAGAGGATAGCCCCGGTTCTCGTTGTTGATCCACACAGCATCGACGACATCCCAAGGGCCCTTGACCTCCTGGGAGCGGTGTTCAACGCGGAAGAGGGTGCCAGGAAGGCGACGGCGGAGTTCGAAGCAAAGATAAACACGATAAACTCCGCCGTTAAGGATGAACCCCGTGTGAGCGTTTTCTACGTGGTCTGGAACAACCCGCTCATGACCGCCGGCGGCGGAACCTTCATCAGCGACGTCATAGAACTGGCCGGTGGGGAGAACATTTTCAACGATACGACCGGCTGGCCGACCGTGAGTCCGGAGCAGGTCATAGAGAGGAACCCCGACGTGGTGCTCCTCACACCACACTGCGGCATGAGCGTTCAGGACGTTTACAGCGGCCCCCTCGCGGGCATAAAGGCGGCTCAGGATGGAAAAATCTACGTCATCGAGAACGAGAACGACCTCATCCACCCGAGTCCCCGCGTTGTCCTTGGACTCGAGGCGGTTGCGAGGCTCCTTCACCCGGACGCCTTTAAAGTGAACTACCCGCTCACGGTCACGGACTTCGCGGGAAGGACCGTCACAGTCGACAAGGAGCCGGAGAGGATAGTCACCCTCGCGCCCAGCATAACGGAGAGCCTGTTCTATATAGGTGCAGGAGGCAAGGTCGTCGGAGTGACCGACTACGATGACTTCCCGCCGGTAGTGGAGAACATAACCCGTGTGGGCGGCTACGGAAAGTACGCCAACCTTGAGGCCATAGCCGCACTGGAGCCGGACCTCATCGTGGTGGACGGGTTCTCCATGGATATACTGGATGGCCTGGAGAGGATAGCCCCCGTCGTTGTGATTGACCCCAAGAACATCACCGCGATCTACAGCGCCCTTGAGCTCCTTGGAAAGATAACCAACCGCGAGGAAGGGGCCAGGGCAGCGGTGGCGGACATGCAGGCGACGGTCGGCTACGTCACCTCAACCGTGGCGGGAGGGTCGAGGCCCAGGACGTTCTTCATCCTCAGCTACTACAACGGCTACTGGACGGCCGGAGCGGGAACCTTCGTCAACGACCTCATAA encodes the following:
- a CDS encoding methionine adenosyltransferase — protein: MAEKVRNIVVEELMRTPVEMQRVELVERKGIGHPDSIADGIAEAVSRALSREYVKRYGIILHHNTDQVEVVGGKAYPRFGGGEVIKPIYILLSGRAVEIVDRELFPVHEVAIKAAREYLRKAVRHLDLENHVVIDSRIGQGSVDLVGVFNKAKETPIPLANDTSFGVGYAPLSETERIVYETERLLNSDEFKRKYPAVGEDIKVMGLRKGDEIDITIAAAMVDSEVAGPDEYMAVKEAIYEAAKGVAEAHTERKVNIYVNTADDPEKGIYYITVTGTSAEAGDDGSVGRGNRVNGLITPNRHMSMEAAAGKNPVSHVGKIYNLLSMLIANDIAEQVEGVEEVYVRILSQIGKPIDEPLVASVQIIPKKGYHLETIQKPAYEIADAWLADITKIQKMILDDQLNVF
- a CDS encoding haloacid dehalogenase, which translates into the protein MELKEIIAEIREVLDEKDSLREEALRLTREIVRMSGDTIKALHRGEVEEAEKRLKIVREKVEGLRRKLKDHPDLYHTGYVQSAHQEFVEASLFFAYMTGAGYPSPGELGVPHADYALGIGDFIGELRRHFLLLLLDGNLEEAERTYRTMEKTYEELMTLEYPKGLVNVRGKQDQARNILERTLEDLMRAKLSRSLEIKLDLAAGALEKREDGATDETIT
- a CDS encoding endonuclease V; amino-acid sequence: MVTELQKKLERIAAAQVKLAGRVVERPVDPGSVRVVAAVDVSYRENRARAALVLCTFPDCHVLGSKTAVVDVTFPYIPTYFFLRETRPVLLVLRGEEFDVLLVEGHGRAHPRGYGLASHIGLLVGRPTIGVAKGPLRGAPEGSFRRMGKAYVSVGHLIDLESAARIIEPLLEGGYPKPLRLADRLSKRETL
- a CDS encoding DUF120 domain-containing protein yields the protein MKRIKLLILLARRGAVGEKVKVTLRDLGDELGISPQSVLRLLEDMEGEGFIEKSVEGKKTYVEISPNGLAFLEELCDAISGVLYNGVIIGEVISGIGEGAYYVRQYSQLIEEYLGFKPYPGTLNIRVVFPRTVFDALCGVRPVILPGFVKDGRTFGDVKAYRVRIGDVEGAIVIPSRTVHPPKIAEIVAPIYLREKLNLQDGSKITIKVVKS
- a CDS encoding PRC-barrel domain-containing protein; this encodes MVMRLSKLYGKQIYNTKGYYVGYVDEILIEVDRGQGKVLALGLPGEKVGVPYNRVTAIGDIILVKAKEE
- a CDS encoding DHH family phosphoesterase; translated protein: MRVLVLGGGAIGRAIAESLRGEFDVTVIEKDEIRAKALEESGFQVINGDFSYTATLLKAGVDKAELVIITTMNVDVIRKTVYVIRTNNKDVPIVTVLPDDVGLDDLVSQINEEYEAEVKVDYAVSPRNALKEALVRTVERIGERKNANLLVRKLKELRNQADSLLIVMHDNPDPDAIASATALSVIAQTLGFKTQIVYGGEIAHHENRAFVNLLGIDLRKVSRGSYELKRYPFIALVDCQPNGNLTTLDQSDYNKIKILIDHHQILQHLQELIPEDAFLDIRPDVHSSAAILAEYLRMLNISLSPLMATALFYGIYIDTKKFSKLSHIDLKAIEFLAGKVDYELLDKIEHPDISTETAEILAKAIMNRRIYKNVVVSNVGFITNRDAIAESADFLLRLEGITTVLVFGIVDDRIEISARTRDVRVNIGAVLREAFGDIGSGGGHSQSGGARIPLGIFKLAKDKGSLLRLAEEAITEKFLEALKVKEG
- a CDS encoding DMT family transporter: MDGLILGVLAALASAFSWAASTILIKAGMRDKSPVAANIFRLYAVSAMFAVIFLINGTFSKIAGLSPELLAMAFVSGAFGFVIGDYFYLNALKMMGVSRTVPITSTYPLWAILWAFLFLGRDVSAQIVVGAALVVSAIVVVKKAEEEEEINPKGFLFAILAPISWSFAILTMDWLTGYVDVLTLAGIRMMFAALAVSLFLPGYAGELRRITLREALLLTGAAATGLLLGQYLFVYSINLVGSQISAPVSAINPIIASTLAILILKEPPNRKILEGLILAVLGVILISTG
- a CDS encoding CBS domain-containing protein, which translates into the protein MVIIPRPIEPQEIRRIRKELGITQEELAEKAGVTQAYIAKLETGKVDPRLSTFNRILQALLECKKAQLTARDVMSSPVLSVKPYDSVENVIKLMNEHNISQIPVIAGNKVVGSITEKTLVRQSLEYEDIYDHKVMEVMEEPFPIVNEDEDLEVVKYLLEEHPAVLVQNREGRITGIITRVDIFRIGKGRG
- a CDS encoding ABC transporter substrate-binding protein, yielding MKKTAVLLMALLIGAVVASGCLGGGTAETGTTTVPETSSSPGTSETTTSSPAQTGTTTPTPIETEKPHYPITVTDFANRTLTIEKAPERVVTLAPSITEDLYYLDLFDRVVGVTDFDDFPAGVVNVTRVGGYGQYANLEVIASLNPDLILVDSYSMTILEDLQRIAPVLVVDPHSIDDIPRALDLLGAVFNAEEGARKATAEFEAKINTINSAVKDEPRVSVFYVVWNNPLMTAGGGTFISDVIELAGGENIFNDTTGWPTVSPEQVIERNPDVVLLTPHCGMSVQDVYSGPLAGIKAAQDGKIYVIENENDLIHPSPRVVLGLEAVARLLHPDAFKVNYPLTVTDFAGRTVTVDKEPERIVTLAPSITESLFYIGAGGKVVGVTDYDDFPPVVENITRVGGYGKYANLEAIAALEPDLIVVDGFSMDILDGLERIAPVVVIDPKNITAIYSALELLGKITNREEGARAAVADMQATVGYVTSTVAGGSRPRTFFILSYYNGYWTAGAGTFVNDLITLAGGENIFNDVSGWGAASEEQIIARNPEVIIISPNAGISPKDLCSGPLSEVDAVKNGRVYVLSDENLVVRPGPRIMHGLEEIAEYLHPEAFSFQPQPLVCNATASASG